A genome region from Pygocentrus nattereri isolate fPygNat1 chromosome 6, fPygNat1.pri, whole genome shotgun sequence includes the following:
- the arl5a gene encoding ADP-ribosylation factor-like protein 5A translates to MGIIFTKLWRLFNHQEHKVIIVGLDNAGKTTILYQFSMNEVVHTSPTIGSNVEEIVVNNTHFLMWDIGGQESLRSSWNTYYTNTEFVIVVVDSTDRERISVTREELYRMLAHEDLKKAGLLVFANKQDVKGCMTVAEISQSLQLTSVKDHQWHIQACCALTGEGLCQGLEWMMSRLRVR, encoded by the exons AACACAAAGTGATCATTGTTGGGTTGGACAATGCGGGGAAGACAACAATACTCTATCAATT CTCTATGAATGAGGTGGTGCACACTTCACCCACAATAGGAAGCAACGTGGAGGAGATTGTGGTGAACAACACCCATTTCCTCATGTGGGACATTGGAGGCCAAGAATCTTTACGTTCTTCCTGGAATACCTACTACACTAACACAGAG TTTGTGATAGTTGTGGTGGACAGCACAGACAGGGAGAGGATCTCTGTGACCAGAGAAGAGCTCTACAGAATGCTAGCTCATGAA gACCTTAAAAAGGctggtttgttggtgtttgctaACAAGCAGGATGTGAAGGGTTGTATGACGGTGGCTGAAATTTCACAGAGCCTACAGCTAACTTCTGTTAAGGACCATCAATGGCACATCCAGGCCTGTTGTGCTCTCACAGGGGAAGG GCTCTGTCAGGGACTAGAGTGGATGATGTCACGACTGCGAGTGAGATGA